The genomic stretch TTCTGCGCCTCCAATCAGGGGGGTCCGAGGCCGAGCGTCCTCGCCCGGTTCATCCGAGATGAGGCGCGCCTTCACGACGAGCGGTTCGACCGACGTGCTGGCCGATGGGTCCCCGATTCCCGCGTCGCCGGCTTCCTGACAGGACACGACGACTGGGCCGAACGCATCGACCGCTCCGTGGCTGAGGGAATTCTGCGCTCCTGGGGTGTCGAACCTTCCGTACTGGATGCGCCCGTAGCCGAGGTCGCGAAGGCCTGAGCTGCCTGCACTCAGCTGATCCGGCGAGTCTGTAGCCACTGCGTGATCTCGGCCTGGTCGAATCGAACGAGTCTTCCGACCTTGTAGTACGGCACCCGTTTGTCGGCGACGAGACGGCGGACGTGGCGTACGGTGATGCCGAGGCGTTGGGCGAGTTGGTCGATGTCCAAGAGCTGGGGGTGGTTGTCGATGCCGGGCATGTGTCTCCTTTCGTCGGCTCTTCACCTATGGGGTGAGGTTGGAGCCACCGGTTGTCCTCTATGAGTGAGCCGGCGTCACACACCGGCTATCTATAAGCGGGCCGCTCGCGTCACTTTCGGCCAACACCAGCGAGCGACGGGCACGGAGCCCCGCAAGACCCCGCCGCAGTTCGCACCCCCAGGACCAACGCCCTTGTGAACTGCTCACTCCGCGGCGGGCTTGTCGCCTGTGGTGTGGCCCACCGTCGGGCAGCCGTCAAGGGCGCTTCGGTCCTCGGCTCCGCTGCGCTGCGCCTCCGGTCCTCGCGTCCCCTACGGGGACGGCTTCGCCGCCCTTGACCGCTTCCCGCCAGCGGGCAGTTGGGCTTACCAGGAAGCCGATAGCACAGCTATCGGCTTCGAAGAGCCGATCATCCATGATCACAATCTTCTGGTACTCATTTACCGTTGTTGTCTTCTGTTTACCGGTCATCAAATACCGTATTTACAAGCGAAATTCAGTCTTGTAAAAGCTTTGTAA from Acidimicrobiales bacterium encodes the following:
- a CDS encoding helix-turn-helix domain-containing protein, which produces MPGIDNHPQLLDIDQLAQRLGITVRHVRRLVADKRVPYYKVGRLVRFDQAEITQWLQTRRIS